A region of the Phycisphaerales bacterium genome:
GGCGTGCGCCACACGATCCCGTTCGACAGCACGACCTTCATCAGCGCCTCGGTCGAAGAGGTGGTCCACACGCTCTTGGAGGCCGTCCTGCTGGTCCTGCTCGTGGTCTTCCTGTTCCTGCAGAGCTGGCGGGCGACGCTGATCCCCCTGCTCGCGGTGCCCGTCGCGATCGTGGGCACGTTCGGCGGGATGCTCCTGCTGGGGTTCACGATCAACACGCTGACCCTCTTCGGCCTGGTGCTCGCCATCGGCATCGTGGTGGATGACGCGATCGTCGTCGTCGAGAACGTCGAGCGGATCATGGATGAGGAAGGGCTGAGCGCCCGCGAGGCCACGATCAAGGCGATGGACCAGATCAGCGGCGCGTTGATCGCCATCGTGCTGGTGCTCTCGGCGGTGTTCGTGCCCGTGGCCTTCCTGGGCGGCCTGACCGGGCAGCTCTACAAGCAGTTCGCGGTGACGATCGCGACCTCGGTCGCGATCAGCGGCATGGTGGCGCTGACGCTCTCCCCGGCGCTGTGCGCCTTGCTGCTCAAACCTCACCACGACCGAAAGAAGTTCGTGCTCTTCCGCTGGTTCAACTCCCTGTTTGCGGGCGCGACCTCCTGGTACGGACGCGGCGTCGCGCTGGCCGGCCGGCACCTCGTCGTGACGCTCGCGGTCTTCGGCATCCTCGTCTTCGCGCTCTGGCGGCTCCAGGAGCGCGTCCCCGGCGGCTTCCTGCCCGATGAGGATCAGGGCTACATCCTGGCCGCCGTCATCCTGCCCGACGGGGCGTCGCTCGACCGCACCGACGCGCTCACGCGCCAGGCCGAGCAGTTCCTCATCGACCATCCGGCCGTCGAGAACGTCACCATGCTGGGCGGCCTTGACGTGGTCTCGGGACGTGTCAACGCGACCAACGCGGCGACGATGTTCGTCACGCTCAAGCCCTTCGAGGACCGCCGCGACCCCGCCCTGAGCGCGCAGTCCGTCGCGCGGGACGTGCTCATGCGGTTCGGCCGCTCGGGCGAGGGGCTGGTGCTCGCGTTCAACCCTCCCGCCATCCAGGGCCTCGGCGTCACCGCCGGATTCGAGATGCAGCTCGAGCAGCGGCAGGGCGGCACGGTCGTCGAGCTGACCCAGGCCAGCGGGGCGCTCGTGGGGGCCATGAGCCAGGACCCCTCGTTGGTGGGCATCCGTAGCAACGTCCGCGTCACGGTCCCGCAGCTCTACGTGGAGCTCAGCCGCGCCAAGACCAAGATGATGGGCGTGTCGATCTCCGAGGTGTTCGAGACCCTCCAGGCGTACTTCGGTGCGTTGTACGTCAACGACTTCTCCAAGTTCGGGCGGGTATGGCGGGTGCTGGTCCAGGCCGAGCCCGGCTTCCGCGACGATCCCTCTGACCTCAACCGAGTGTTCGTGCGGAACGCCGAAGGCTCGATGGTGCCGCTCTCGGGGGTCGTTGACGCGAGCTTCCGCGCCGGCCCCAACATTATCACCCGCTTCAACGGCTTTCCGTCGGTGCAGATCAACGGCGCGCCGGTGCCGGGCGTCAGCGGAGACGAGGCGATCCAGCGTGTGGCCTCGCTCGCCGAACGCACCCTGCCCACCGGGTACGCTTTTGAGTGGAGCGGAGAGACCTACCAAGCGATTAAGGCCGGCAACCAGGCGCCCATCGTGCTCGCGTTCGGTCTGGTCGTCGTCTTCCTGGTGCTCGCCGCACAGTACGAGCGCTGGTCGCTTCCCATCGTCGTGCTCCTGAGTGTTCCCATCGCGGTGCTCGGGGCCTACGTGGCGGTTTCGCTGCGGGGCCTCTCGGAGGACATCTACTTCCAGATCGGACTTCTGACACTGGTGGGGCTGGCGGCCAAGAACGCGATCCTGATCGTCGAGTTCTGCGTGAGTGCGGTCCGCGAGGGCAAGCGACCCATGGACGCGGCGCTGGAGGCCGCGCGCCTGCGGTTCCGGCCCATCGTCATGACCTCGATGGCGTTTGTGCTCGGCGTTCTGCCCCTGGCCATCAGCAGCGGCGCGGGCGCGGCGGCACGCCACAGCATCGGCACTGGAGTGATCGGCGGCATGCTGGCCGCGACGTTCGTCGGCGTATTCTTCGTGCCGGCCTTCTTCGTGCTCGTGCAGCGCATGACGGCCGGTTTCCGACGGCGGCCGCGCGCGGCCCCTTCGCCCCGCCATCTCCAGCAACGGGCGTTGGCGGAAAGATCATCGGCGTAACGCGACTCCGCGGAGCAGTCACGAAGCCGCGCTGCGGGTGGCTCACAGGCAAGGCGTCCGCTGCGGAGACTGCCCGTTGAGG
Encoded here:
- a CDS encoding multidrug efflux RND transporter permease subunit, whose protein sequence is MLSLLILIAGGVALVILPIARYPEITPPTIQISATYPGADAATAATAVAAPIEQQLSGIENLIYFSSTSTNNGSVTITATFEIGTDQDLAAVEVQNRLSVAEPQLPAEVVRNGITVIKSSTNILAVATLQAEEGSGYDDIYLSNYATINLLDSIRRAEGVGDATVFGSKDYSMRIWLDPDKLAAKNLSVSDVVAALREQNANFPVGTIAQRPTGRAVELTVPVLTRGQLSEVSEYENIIIRAEEDGRIVTLEDVSRVELGSRSYELFGRANGRSTTLMLVYLQTGANALETMDNVRRVLEEASVSFPQGVRHTIPFDSTTFISASVEEVVHTLLEAVLLVLLVVFLFLQSWRATLIPLLAVPVAIVGTFGGMLLLGFTINTLTLFGLVLAIGIVVDDAIVVVENVERIMDEEGLSAREATIKAMDQISGALIAIVLVLSAVFVPVAFLGGLTGQLYKQFAVTIATSVAISGMVALTLSPALCALLLKPHHDRKKFVLFRWFNSLFAGATSWYGRGVALAGRHLVVTLAVFGILVFALWRLQERVPGGFLPDEDQGYILAAVILPDGASLDRTDALTRQAEQFLIDHPAVENVTMLGGLDVVSGRVNATNAATMFVTLKPFEDRRDPALSAQSVARDVLMRFGRSGEGLVLAFNPPAIQGLGVTAGFEMQLEQRQGGTVVELTQASGALVGAMSQDPSLVGIRSNVRVTVPQLYVELSRAKTKMMGVSISEVFETLQAYFGALYVNDFSKFGRVWRVLVQAEPGFRDDPSDLNRVFVRNAEGSMVPLSGVVDASFRAGPNIITRFNGFPSVQINGAPVPGVSGDEAIQRVASLAERTLPTGYAFEWSGETYQAIKAGNQAPIVLAFGLVVVFLVLAAQYERWSLPIVVLLSVPIAVLGAYVAVSLRGLSEDIYFQIGLLTLVGLAAKNAILIVEFCVSAVREGKRPMDAALEAARLRFRPIVMTSMAFVLGVLPLAISSGAGAAARHSIGTGVIGGMLAATFVGVFFVPAFFVLVQRMTAGFRRRPRAAPSPRHLQQRALAERSSA